The following coding sequences lie in one Arabidopsis thaliana chromosome 3, partial sequence genomic window:
- the PLDP1 gene encoding phospholipase D P1, translated as MASEQLMSPASGGGRYFQMQPEQFPSMVSSLFSFAPAPTQETNRIFEELPKAVIVSVSRPDAGDISPVLLSYTIECQYKQFKWQLVKKASQVFYLHFALKKRAFIEEIHEKQEQVKEWLQNLGIGDHPPVVQDEDADEVPLHQDESAKNRDVPSSAALPVIRPLGRQQSISVRGKHAMQEYLNHFLGNLDIVNSREVCRFLEVSMLSFSPEYGPKLKEDYIMVKHLPKFSKSDDDSNRCCGCCWFCCCNDNWQKVWGVLKPGFLALLEDPFDAKLLDIIVFDVLPVSNGNDGVDISLAVELKDHNPLRHAFKVTSGNRSIRIRAKNSAKVKDWVASINDAALRPPEGWCHPHRFGSYAPPRGLTDDGSQAQWFVDGGAAFAAIAAAIENAKSEIFICGWWVCPELYLRRPFDPHTSSRLDNLLENKAKQGVQIYILIYKEVALALKINSVYSKRRLLGIHENVRVLRYPDHFSSGVYLWSHHEKLVIVDNQVCFIGGLDLCFGRYDTFEHKVGDNPSVTWPGKDYYNPRESEPNTWEDALKDELERKKHPRMPWHDVHCALWGPPCRDVARHFVQRWNYAKRNKAPYEDSIPLLMPQHHMVIPHYMGRQEESDIESKKEEDSIRGIRRDDSFSSRSSLQDIPLLLPHEPVDQDGSSGGHKENGTNNRNGPFSFRKSKIEPVDGDTPMRGFVDDRNGLDLPVAKRGSNAIDSEWWETQDHDYQVGSPDETGQVGPRTSCRCQIIRSVSQWSAGTSQVEESIHSAYRSLIDKAEHFIYIENQFFISGLSGDDTVKNRVLEALYKRILRAHNEKKIFRVVVVIPLLPGFQGGIDDSGAASVRAIMHWQYRTIYRGHNSILTNLYNTIGVKAHDYISFYGLRAYGKLSEDGPVATSQVYVHSKIMIVDDRAALIGSANINDRSLLGSRDSEIGVLIEDTELVDSRMAGKPWKAGKFSSSLRLSLWSEHLGLRTGEIDQIIDPVSDSTYKEIWMATAKTNTMIYQDVFSCVPNDLIHSRYNSGLSFLSSPLATIIIPFETKRFRIMINPWHWIVKSLEYIRRMAFRQSLSYWKEKLGHTTIDLGIAPEKLESYHNGDIKRSDPMDRLKAIKGHLVSFPLDFMCKEDLRPVFNESEYYASPQVFH; from the exons ATGGCATCTGAGCAGTTGATGTCTCCCGCCAGTGGTGGTGGACGCTACTTTCAGATGCAGCCTGAGCAATTTCCTTCGATGGTCTCTTCGCTCTTCTCTTTCGCGCCGGCTCCTACGCAGGAGACTAATCGTATTTTTGAAGAATTACCAAAAGCAGTGATCGTCTCTGTCTCTCGCCCTGATGCCGGCGATATTAGCCCTGTACTCTTGTCTTACACCATTGAGTGCCAATACAAGCAG TTCAAGTGGCAGCTTGTGAAGAAAGCATCTCAAGTCTTTTATTTGCATTTTGCATTGAAGAAACGTGCTTTTATTGAAGAAATTCACGAGAAGCAGGAACAG GTTAAAGAATGGCTTCAAAATCTAGGAATAGGGGATCATCCACCCGTTGTGCAAGATGAAGATGCTGATGAAGTTCCGCTACATCAAGATGAAAGTGCCAAAAATAG AGATGTTCCTTCGAGCGCTGCTTTGCCAGTCATTCGTCCTTTGGGAAGACAGCAGTCCATATCAGTTAGAGGAAAGCATGCAATGCAAGAATATCTGAATCATTTTCTGGGGAATCTTGATATCGTCAATTCACGGGAG GTTTGCAGGTTTTTGGAGGTTTCGATGTTGTCATTCTCACCAGAGTATGGGCCCAAATTGAAAGAAGACTATATCATGGTAAAACATCTACCGAAGTTTTCaaagagtgatgatgattctaATAGATGTTGTGGGTGCTGTTGGTTCTGTTGCTGCAACGATAATTGGCAAAAG GTGTGGGGGGTACTAAAGCCAGGTTTTCTCGCCTTATTGGAAGATCCATTTGATGCGAAGCTATTagatataattgtttttgatgtcCTACCAGTTTCTAATGGAAATGATGGTGTGGATATATCACTAGCAGTAGAACTGAAGGATCATAATCCTTTGCGGCATGCATTCAAG GTAACATCTGGAAACCGGAGTATAAGAATAAGGGCAAAGAATAGTGCAAAAGTTAAAGATTGGGTGGCTTCTATTAACGATGCTGCTCTTAGACCTCCTGAGGGTTGGTGCCATCCCCATCGCTTTGGCTCATATGCTCCGCCGAGGGGTTTGACGGATGACGGAAGTCAAGCCCAGTGGTTTGTAGATGGTGGAGCAGCTTTTGCAGCCATTGCTGCAGCGATTGAAAATGCTAAATCTGAG ATTTTCATCTGTGGCTGGTGGGTGTGCCCAGAACTCTATCTTAGGCGTCCTTTTGACCCGCATACTTCATCCAGACTTGATAACTTGTTGGAGAATAAAGCTAAGCAAGGAGTTCAG aTATACATCCTTATCTACAAGGAGGTTGCTCTTGCTTTAAAGATCAACAGTGTATATAGCAAACGCAGGCTTCTTGGCATTCATGAGAATGTGCGGGTACTTCGTTATCCTGATCATTTCTCAAGTGGTGTCTACCTCTG GTCTCACCATGAAAAACTCGTCATCGTCGATAATCAGGTTTGCTTTATCGGAGGGCTAGACTTGTGTTTTGGCCGATATGACACGTTTGAACATAAAGTTGGAGATAACCCTTCTGTGACATGGCCTGGAAAGGACTATTACAACCCCAG AGAGTCTGAACCCAATACTTGGGAGGATGCTCTGAAAGATGAATTAGAGCGTAAAAAGCATCCACGGATGCCTTGGCATGATGTGCATTGTGCTTTATGGGGACCACCTTGCCGTGATGTGGCTAGGCACTTTGTTCAACGCTGGAACTATGCTAAG AGAAACAAAGCACCATATGAGGATTCAATTCCGCTTCTTATGCCTCAACATCACATGGTTATACCCCACTACATGGGAAGGCAAGAGGAGTCAGACATTGAAAGCAAGAAAGAGGAAGACAGTATTAGAGGGATTAGAAGAGatgattcattttcttctagaTCATCTTTGCAGGACATTCCATTACTTTTGCCTCACGAACCAGTTGATCAGGATGGTTCGAGTGGGGGGCATAAAGAAAATGGAACAAACAACAGAAATGGTCCTTTCTCTTTCCGGAAATCAAAAATTGAACCAGTTGATGGAGATACTCCTATGAGGGGCTTTGTAGATGATCGTAATGGGCTAGATCTTCCAGTAGCAAAGCGTGGTTCTAATGCAATAGATTCAGAGTGGTGGGAAACACAAGATCATGATTATCAGGTTGGGTCGCCAGATGAGACTGGGCAAGTCGGTCCGAGAACTTCATGCCGCTGTCAG ATTATACGAAGTGTCAGTCAGTGGTCTGCCGGTACAAGCCAAGTTGAAGAGAGTATCCATTCTGCTTACCGTTCTCTCATTGACAAAGCTGAACATTTTATCTACATTGAG AATCAGTTTTTCATATCAGGCCTTTCTGGAGATGACACAGTAAAGAACCGTGTCTTAGAAGCATTGTACAAGAGGATTTTGCGTGCCCATAAcgagaagaaaattttcagggttgttgttgttataccTCTCCTCCCCGGTTTCCAG GGAGGTATTGACGACAGTGGTGCAGCATCTGTTAGAGCCATAATGCATTGGCAGTATCGAACCATATACAGAGGACATAACTCAATATTGACTAATCTTTACAATACTATTGGCGTAAAGGCTCATGATTATATTTCCTTCTATGGCCTTAGGGCATATGGTAAACTTTCTGAGGATGGACCTGTCGCCACTAGTCAG GTGTATGTTCACAGTAAAATCATGATAGTTGATGACCGTGCTGCATTGATTGGATCTGCCAATATTAACGACCGGAGTTTGCTTGGCTCAAGAGATTCTGAG ATTGGAGTACTAATCGAAGACACAGAGTTAGTAGATTCTCGCATGGCAGGAAAACCATGGAAGGCTGGAAAATTTTCTTCAAGTCTTAGGCTCTCTTTGTGGTCCGAACACCTTGGACTTCGTACTGGAGAG ATCGACCAGATTATTGATCCCGTCTCTGATTCAACCTACAAGGAGATATGGATGGCAACCGCAAAG ACAAACACAATGATATACCAGGATGTCTTCTCTTGTGTGCCCAATGATCTCATCCATTCAAGGTACAATTCCGGtctatcttttctttcttcaccttTGGCCACTATCATTATTCCTTTTGAAACGAAAAGATTCCGGATTATGATTAATCCATGGCATTGGATCGTAAAATCTCTTGAATATATACGCAGAATGGCCTTCAGACAAAGCCTATCGTATTGGAAAGAGAAGCTGGGACACACAACGATCGATTTGGGAATAGCACCAGAGAAGCTGGAGTCTTACCACAATGGAGACATCAAGAGAAGCGATCCAATGGACAGACTAAAGGCGATAAAAGGACATCTCGTCTCTTTCCCTTTAGATTTCATGTGCAAAGAAGATCTAAGACCGGTCTTCAATGAGAGTGAATACTACGCCTCCCCTCAAGTCTTCCATTGA